Proteins found in one Anoplolepis gracilipes chromosome 7, ASM4749672v1, whole genome shotgun sequence genomic segment:
- the LOC140667699 gene encoding uncharacterized protein — protein sequence MIDILNIRSEPIFDDRIVKIETHTYNPYANTTFGYSNEIRIPIQHQDLYTLPCESFLYVEGKLTIRKKELMILGNNCVAFMFDELRYELNGVEIDCNRNVGTCTIKNYIFLTHERSKILHNAAWNIVANNGGEGYFNFCIPFNMLLGFCEDYKRVVINARHELILIRSRNDNNCLFGAQAAEAEIELHKMQWRMPHVILNEISKLSLLRTLESGRYLNMSFRS from the coding sequence atgatTGACATTTTGAACATTAGAAGCGAACCGATCTTTGACGACCGTATAGTAAAGATTGAAACTCATACGTACAATCCATACGCAAATACAACATTTGGATATAGCAATGAGATACGGATACCTATACAGCATCAGGATTTGTACACGTTGCCGTGCGAAAGCTTCCTGTACGTCGAGGGAAAATTGACGATAAGGAAAAAGGAATTAATGATATTGGgaaataattgcgttgcattcatgtttgatgaaCTTCGATATGAACTCAACGGTGTGGAAATTGATTGCAACAGAAACGTTGGAACTTGCAcgattaaaaactacattttcCTTACACACGAGAGAAGTAAAATCTTGCACAATGCTGCGTGGAATATAGTTGCAAATAATGGTGGCGAAGGTTACTTCAATTTTTGCATACCGTTCAACATGTTGcttggattttgcgaggattataaGCGCGTTgtgattaacgctcgtcatgaATTGATTCTAATACGTTCACGCAACGATAACAATTGTCTATTTGGAGCTCAAGCGGCTGAAGCTGAGATTGAATTACACAAAATGCAATGGCGTATGCCTCACGTAATATTGAACGAAATTAGTAAACTGTCCTTGCTACGAACATTGGAGAGCGGTAGATACTTGAACATGAGTTTCCGCTCGTGA